The proteins below are encoded in one region of Candidatus Poribacteria bacterium:
- a CDS encoding Gfo/Idh/MocA family oxidoreductase, which translates to MANQLKVGIVGAHRGSSYFQPFQAIAETTVTAVCDINEATLQSVTERFDVPQQFTDYTAMLDAVDIVVLATPENLHVPQSIEALEAGKHVISEVTAAVKLEECYDLVRAVRKSSAKYTMAENTCYSKSNVLIRSMVEAGMFGDVYFGEGEYLHNIKSLHHDAEGNPTWRYYWQVGINRCNYATHSLGPVLQWFGSRVASVCCLGTGTNTDPEHAMEDTVMMLCKTDCGGLIKIRIDMLSNRPANSYFSLQGTKGCYEGSRGLNAAPKIWLDEFSVTEQWRPLSQFEDCLPERWKNPPAESENAGDLGEYFKVRDFVDSVLTDTPPPMDVYTAMDFTVPGLVSEQSIANGGTPMEVPDFRNI; encoded by the coding sequence ATGGCGAATCAACTAAAAGTAGGGATTGTTGGAGCACACCGTGGGAGTTCTTATTTTCAACCGTTTCAAGCGATAGCAGAAACAACCGTTACAGCCGTGTGTGACATCAATGAGGCGACACTCCAAAGCGTCACAGAACGGTTTGATGTTCCTCAGCAGTTTACGGATTATACAGCGATGTTGGACGCGGTAGATATTGTTGTCCTTGCTACACCTGAAAACCTGCATGTTCCACAATCGATTGAAGCCCTGGAAGCCGGAAAACACGTTATCAGTGAGGTGACCGCTGCCGTCAAATTGGAAGAATGTTACGATTTGGTTCGAGCAGTCCGAAAATCATCTGCCAAATACACGATGGCTGAAAATACATGCTACTCCAAGTCAAATGTCCTCATCCGGAGTATGGTTGAGGCAGGCATGTTCGGCGATGTCTATTTCGGAGAAGGGGAATACCTCCACAACATCAAGTCGCTCCATCACGATGCAGAGGGCAATCCGACGTGGCGTTACTACTGGCAGGTCGGTATTAATCGGTGTAACTATGCGACACATAGCCTCGGTCCCGTGCTCCAGTGGTTTGGGAGTCGCGTCGCGAGTGTCTGTTGTCTGGGAACCGGCACTAACACCGATCCTGAGCACGCCATGGAGGATACAGTGATGATGCTTTGCAAGACCGATTGTGGTGGATTAATTAAAATTCGGATCGACATGCTCTCGAATCGACCTGCGAATTCCTATTTCAGTTTGCAGGGAACGAAAGGGTGCTATGAAGGTTCGCGTGGACTCAACGCTGCACCGAAGATTTGGTTGGATGAGTTCTCGGTGACTGAACAGTGGAGACCGCTCTCGCAGTTTGAAGATTGTTTGCCCGAACGATGGAAAAATCCACCTGCTGAGTCAGAAAATGCCGGAGACCTCGGCGAGTATTTTAAAGTGCGGGATTTTGTGGATAGTGTCCTCACCGACACGCCACCACCGATGGATGTCTATACGGCGATGGATTTCACAGTGCCGGGTTTGGTTTCGGAGCAGTCGATCGCCAATGGCGGGACACCGATGGAAGTGCCAGACTTTCGGAATATTTAA
- a CDS encoding DUF971 domain-containing protein encodes MNRLAKQPKLLKKHPNAFQIEWKDGHVSWYPYTYLRQMCPCAECAIIRHKGRDVHSLFSPQGDGDITLIEVSDDIQPLDIQLVGRYALQFSWNDGHDTGIYPFEVLRETCPGPECAPVGSETS; translated from the coding sequence ATGAACAGGTTAGCGAAACAACCGAAACTTCTCAAGAAACATCCCAATGCCTTTCAGATAGAGTGGAAGGACGGACATGTCAGTTGGTATCCATACACCTATCTCCGGCAGATGTGCCCGTGCGCGGAATGTGCTATCATCCGACACAAAGGCAGAGATGTCCATTCCCTCTTTTCACCGCAAGGCGACGGAGATATAACCCTCATTGAGGTCTCAGACGATATTCAACCGCTTGACATTCAGTTAGTCGGTCGTTACGCGCTCCAATTCAGTTGGAACGATGGACACGATACGGGTATCTATCCATTTGAAGTCCTACGCGAGACGTGTCCTGGCCCGGAATGTGCCCCCGTTGGATCAGAAACCTCTTAG
- a CDS encoding metal-sulfur cluster assembly factor, which yields MVSEESVLESIKQIIDPEIGINIVDMGLIYGVDINDTTIDITMTLTSPGCPAGGQIVNGTQHVTQQMEGVEEVNVNVVWTPRWTPEMMTEDAKDELGIF from the coding sequence ATGGTATCTGAAGAAAGCGTATTAGAAAGTATCAAGCAAATTATCGATCCGGAAATTGGGATCAATATCGTCGATATGGGACTTATCTACGGCGTTGACATCAATGACACAACCATAGACATTACAATGACCCTAACGAGTCCTGGATGCCCCGCTGGCGGACAGATTGTGAATGGCACACAGCACGTCACGCAGCAGATGGAGGGTGTTGAGGAAGTCAACGTTAATGTCGTTTGGACACCGCGTTGGACCCCAGAAATGATGACCGAAGACGCGAAGGATGAACTCGGCATCTTTTAA
- a CDS encoding non-heme iron oxygenase ferredoxin subunit, whose protein sequence is MAEFYKVAKASEVPPGTKQLVEVDFVPVLLFNVDGEFYAMEDVCTHDGGPLGEGWFTGDEIECPRHGARFCVKTGKPLCMPAVEAVDCYTVKVEDDDVLVSVD, encoded by the coding sequence ATGGCAGAATTCTATAAAGTTGCAAAAGCGAGTGAAGTGCCGCCCGGCACGAAACAATTAGTCGAGGTTGACTTCGTCCCTGTGTTACTCTTTAATGTTGATGGAGAGTTCTATGCTATGGAGGATGTTTGCACGCACGACGGCGGTCCCTTGGGGGAAGGTTGGTTTACTGGAGATGAGATAGAATGCCCTCGACACGGGGCACGTTTTTGTGTAAAAACAGGAAAGCCACTCTGTATGCCTGCTGTTGAAGCCGTCGACTGTTACACCGTCAAAGTTGAGGACGATGATGTTCTCGTGAGCGTCGACTAA
- a CDS encoding iron-sulfur cluster assembly scaffold protein, producing the protein MNVYQEELLDHYENPSNYGTLPRCTISHEEDNPLCGDQIRLDLIVEDDIITQVRFSGHGCTISIAAASMLTEEIEGKSLTEVKKLSRDDILDMIGIPLGPVRIKCALLALKVLKTGAYGIKGWPGEEK; encoded by the coding sequence ATGAACGTATATCAGGAAGAACTGCTTGACCATTACGAAAATCCAAGTAACTATGGAACCTTGCCGAGATGTACTATTTCTCATGAAGAAGACAATCCACTTTGTGGGGATCAGATCCGTCTCGATCTCATTGTTGAAGACGACATTATTACACAGGTGCGTTTTTCTGGGCACGGTTGCACGATCAGTATAGCGGCTGCCTCTATGCTAACTGAGGAGATCGAGGGCAAAAGTCTTACGGAAGTCAAGAAACTCTCGCGAGACGACATCTTAGATATGATCGGTATCCCTTTGGGTCCCGTCCGTATCAAATGTGCGTTATTGGCTCTCAAAGTTCTCAAAACGGGTGCCTACGGGATCAAAGGCTGGCCCGGTGAAGAGAAATAA
- a CDS encoding cysteine desulfurase, with amino-acid sequence MDTSQFRPLDVERIREDFPIFATTPPLAFLDNAASTQTPRPVVEAMDAYYDTYRSNIHRGIYRISEEATAQYETAREKVAQLVNAPRARQIIFTRNTTESINLVAYSWGSANIQEGDEIILTVMEHHSNLVPWQLLAQRTGAVLRFLEITDEGLLDFTQLQDLLTEKTKLVAIGHVSNVLGTINPIQSVITAAHAVGAKVVVDAAQSVPHFQVDVQQLDCDFLAFSGHKMCGPTGIGVLYGKSELLEEMPPFLGGGSMIRSVERDVSSYAELPAKFEAGTPSIAEAIGLGHAVDYITQANLAALQVHEQELLKYAHNRLQEIEGITLYGPSSPHQKAGVISFNIEDIHPHDVAGILDTHGIAIRAGHHCAQPLMKRLDVIATVRASFYLYNTIEEVDRLYEGLCRTQKLMTRSQRRSVG; translated from the coding sequence ATGGATACATCTCAGTTTCGTCCTCTTGATGTGGAGAGAATCCGCGAAGATTTTCCGATTTTTGCGACGACCCCACCGTTGGCTTTTCTCGATAACGCCGCGTCAACGCAAACACCGCGCCCGGTCGTTGAAGCGATGGATGCCTATTACGATACGTATCGCTCTAACATCCATCGCGGTATCTACCGTATCTCAGAAGAGGCAACGGCACAGTATGAAACGGCTCGTGAGAAGGTAGCGCAGCTCGTCAATGCACCGCGGGCACGGCAGATTATCTTCACGCGGAACACGACGGAATCTATTAACCTCGTCGCTTACAGTTGGGGCAGCGCGAACATCCAAGAAGGCGACGAAATTATTCTCACCGTCATGGAGCACCATAGCAACCTCGTGCCGTGGCAGTTGCTGGCACAGCGCACTGGCGCGGTGCTGCGGTTTCTGGAGATAACTGATGAAGGGTTGCTTGACTTCACACAACTTCAGGACCTCCTCACTGAAAAAACGAAACTTGTTGCTATAGGGCATGTTTCTAATGTCCTCGGGACGATTAATCCGATCCAGTCCGTTATTACGGCTGCGCACGCTGTTGGCGCAAAGGTCGTTGTTGATGCAGCACAATCGGTGCCACATTTTCAGGTCGACGTTCAGCAGCTGGATTGTGATTTCTTGGCGTTCTCTGGACATAAAATGTGTGGTCCGACGGGTATCGGTGTCCTATACGGTAAATCGGAACTGCTTGAGGAGATGCCCCCTTTCCTCGGTGGTGGTTCAATGATTCGGAGCGTAGAACGCGACGTATCCAGCTATGCTGAACTTCCCGCCAAGTTCGAGGCGGGGACTCCAAGTATCGCGGAAGCAATCGGGCTTGGACATGCCGTAGACTACATTACACAAGCAAATTTAGCAGCTCTTCAGGTCCATGAACAAGAACTCCTAAAATACGCACACAATCGCTTACAAGAAATCGAAGGGATCACCCTCTATGGCCCCTCTTCACCGCATCAAAAAGCAGGTGTTATCTCTTTTAATATAGAGGATATCCATCCACATGATGTGGCAGGTATCTTGGATACGCACGGTATTGCTATCCGCGCAGGACACCACTGTGCACAACCGCTGATGAAGCGGTTAGATGTTATCGCCACTGTCCGTGCGAGTTTCTACCTTTATAACACAATCGAAGAAGTGGACCGGTTATACGAGGGGCTATGTCGAACACAAAAATTGATGACTCGGAGTCAAAGAAGGAGCGTGGGATGA
- a CDS encoding glutaredoxin, whose protein sequence is MSQPKIIAYMKPVCGWSNGVRAIFAKYGLEYEDRDIINNENNYREMVQKTRQPYQPCVQIDDIMLADVSGDEVEHYLVSEGIVKSSDAETDVPTDQACEDHGPAAVSIGFPSR, encoded by the coding sequence ATGAGTCAACCCAAAATTATCGCTTACATGAAGCCCGTCTGCGGGTGGAGCAATGGTGTCCGTGCCATCTTTGCCAAATACGGTTTGGAGTATGAAGATAGAGACATCATTAACAACGAAAACAACTATCGTGAAATGGTTCAGAAGACGCGGCAGCCTTATCAGCCGTGCGTCCAAATTGACGATATAATGCTCGCCGATGTCAGCGGAGATGAAGTCGAACACTATCTGGTTTCAGAAGGAATCGTTAAATCCAGTGATGCTGAAACCGATGTTCCGACCGATCAGGCGTGTGAGGATCATGGGCCTGCTGCTGTCAGTATTGGGTTCCCAAGCAGATAG